The DNA sequence AATCTGACGGATATGATTTGGATTGGTAAAGTTGGAAGTAAGGCAGTGGCTGCTATCGGAACGGCTGGTTTTTTTACGTGGCTTGCGATGGCTTTTATCATGATTTCAAAAAATGGAGCTGAGATTAAGGTCGCTCAATCAACTGGAGCGAAGCGTTTTGATGAAACGAAAATGTATGTTAGAAGTGCCATTCAAATTAACTTAATACTTGCCATAATCTATATGCTAGTTTTACTTATTTTAAAAGAACCGTTGATTAGTTTCTTTAACTTAGGTGATACTGAGATTATTCAGATGTCATATACCTATTTAGAGGTGATGGCATTCGGAATGATTTTTTATTTTATTAATCCTGTTTTAACTGCTATATTTAATGGATCAGGGGATAGTAAAACTCCATTTATTATTAATACGATTGGGTTATTGTTCAATATTATATTTGACCCATTATTAATTTTAGGATTTGGTTCTATTCCAGCCTTAGGGGTATTAGGAGCCGCGTTAGCTACTGTTGCTGCACAAATTATGGTCACAATTTGCTTTGTAGTGGTAATGATTAGAAGTAAAGTGAATGATTTAAAAGTGGATCTTTTTAAGAAACCGGATATTGTATCCATGAAAACACTCTGTAGACTCGGACTTCCAGGGGCTGTCCAAAGTGGGTCATTTACATTAATTGCGATGATTTTAGGACGATTAGTCGCGGTTTATGGAGCAGTTCCAATTGCGGTTCAAAAAGTGGGATCACAGATTGAATCGATTTCTTGGATGACAGCTGGTGGTTTTTCAACAGCCTTAGGAGCGTTTGTTGGTCAAAACTATGGTGCAAAACAATATGAGCGAATTCAGAAAGGTTATCGTACCACGTTAATGTTAGCCTTAGGACTAGGGGGATTTACGACCTCCTTACTCATCTTTGCTGGTCGTCCTATTTTTACCTTCTTTTTACCTGAAGCAGAGGCAATTCACCAAGGAACAGATTACTTAAAAATCTTAGGGTACTCACAATTGTTTATGTGTATTGAGATTACAACACAAGGATTATTTAATGGATTAGGTCGAACGTATATTCCTTCTGCAGTGGGGATTATTTTAACGGCTGCTCGTATTCCCCTTGCTTATTTAATTGCAACACCTACGCTTTTAGGAATTAATGGTGTTTGGTGGGCTATTTCATTAAGCAGTGTGGCAAAGGGAATTGTTTTAGTTGTGATTTATTTTTATTTACAAAAACGAAAAAAGTTATACGATATGCAAGAGTTTGATCTCGATACTGAGGATAATTTTGAAGAAAGTAGTCCTCCTTTAATCGAATCTT is a window from the Turicibacter bilis genome containing:
- a CDS encoding MATE family efflux transporter; this encodes MEKRIDLTKGPIVRTLVKLALPIMGTSFIQMAYNLTDMIWIGKVGSKAVAAIGTAGFFTWLAMAFIMISKNGAEIKVAQSTGAKRFDETKMYVRSAIQINLILAIIYMLVLLILKEPLISFFNLGDTEIIQMSYTYLEVMAFGMIFYFINPVLTAIFNGSGDSKTPFIINTIGLLFNIIFDPLLILGFGSIPALGVLGAALATVAAQIMVTICFVVVMIRSKVNDLKVDLFKKPDIVSMKTLCRLGLPGAVQSGSFTLIAMILGRLVAVYGAVPIAVQKVGSQIESISWMTAGGFSTALGAFVGQNYGAKQYERIQKGYRTTLMLALGLGGFTTSLLIFAGRPIFTFFLPEAEAIHQGTDYLKILGYSQLFMCIEITTQGLFNGLGRTYIPSAVGIILTAARIPLAYLIATPTLLGINGVWWAISLSSVAKGIVLVVIYFYLQKRKKLYDMQEFDLDTEDNFEESSPPLIES